Part of the Candidatus Krumholzibacteriia bacterium genome is shown below.
GCGAGGACTTGTACTATCGGCTGAACGTCCTGCCCATCCACATCCCCCCGCTGCGCGATCGGCCGGAAGACGTCGCCGTGCTGGCCGAGCACTTCCTGCGGCTGTACAGCGAACGATTCGGCAAGCACTTCGAGCGCCTGGGCGACGACGCGCGCCGTCTGTTGACCGATTACGGTTGGCCGGGCAACATCCGCGAGCTGAAGAACATGATGGAGCGGGTCGCCCTGCTCGAGGACGGCCGGGAGCTGGAGATCGGCCAGATCCCCCTCGGACGGTCCGACGAGGAGGAGACCCGCGACGTGATCCGTTCGATCGAGCAGGCGATCACCGCGACCATTCCCGCCGACGGTCTGGACTTCGAAGGCCTGGTGGAGGGCCTCGAGCGCTCCCTGATCGAGAAGGCCTTCCGAGCCGCCGACGGGAACCAGAGCCGCACGGCCAAGCTACTTCGGCTGAACCGTGATAAATTGCGCTACCGGATGAAGAGCTTCGAGCTGCTCTGACCTGCCGCCGGGTTCCTCCCGGGGCGGCCGGGCAGCGCCCGGCGGGAGGACGGCGTGCGAAGGACGGTGGAACGAGCCCTGGGGGTACTGGGCGTCCTGGTGCTGGTCGCCGGCTGCGGTGTGTACAGCACCAAGCCCGGGCGTCTACGCGAGGGTCTCGAGACCATCGCGGTCCCGATCTTCGAGAACCGGACCACCGAGCCGGGAATCGAGATCCAGCTCACCGACACCATCACCGAAGAGCTGATCCGCGACCGGACCCTCCGGATCGTGGACGAGAACGAAGCCGACTCGCTGCTGCTCGGGACCATCCGGCGGTTCCGCTTCGGCGAGGCCTTCTTCGGGGCCGACCGTGCGGCCGAGGAGTACACGGTGGAGATCGCGGTGGAGGTGACGATCGTCGATCGGGCCGGAGGTGAACCCATCGTCGGCCCTCGGACGATCCGGGGCGAGGGCAACTACTTCATCGACGAAGGCCCCGAGGGCGAGGCCGAGGCCCGGGACCAGGCCTCCGAACAGATCGTCGAGGGCATCCTCGGTCTGGTCGTCGAGGAATGGTGATCGCGCCGTGCTGAGAATCCTCGATCCACCCGGCTTGCGGGCCGAGTTCAGGCAGAACTCGATTGCGCCCGCCTATCTCCTTGCCGGACCAGATGGTTACCGCGCCGAGAAGACGGCGCGCTGGCTCCGCGACAAGGTCGTCGACGCCGCCCTGGGCGGGCTGAACAGCGAGTCGGTGTGGGGCGACGAGACCACGCCCGGAAAGATCGCCGAGGCCGCGTCGGCGTACCCGATGTTCGGCGGGCGTCGCTTCCTCTGGGTACGCCACGCCGAACAGCTACTCTCCGGCGCGGCCCTCGACCCCTTGCTGCGGTACCTCGAGAACCCCTCGGACTCGACGATCCTCGTGTTCACCAGTCAGAAGCTCGACAAGCGTCTGAAGCTCACCAGTGCCTTCGCGAAGCACGGGCACGTCGTCGAGTTCGCCCGGCTCTCCGGGCGTGACCTGCTCGACCAGGTCACGCGCCAGGCGCGGGCACACGGCCTGGAGCTGGCCCCGGAGGCCGTCTCGACCCTGGTCGACCTCACCGGCGAGGATCTGGCCGAGATCGATCAGGAGCTCGCGAAGCTCGCCCTGCAGCCCGACGCGGCCG
Proteins encoded:
- a CDS encoding LptE family protein — encoded protein: MRRTVERALGVLGVLVLVAGCGVYSTKPGRLREGLETIAVPIFENRTTEPGIEIQLTDTITEELIRDRTLRIVDENEADSLLLGTIRRFRFGEAFFGADRAAEEYTVEIAVEVTIVDRAGGEPIVGPRTIRGEGNYFIDEGPEGEAEARDQASEQIVEGILGLVVEEW
- the holA gene encoding DNA polymerase III subunit delta; amino-acid sequence: MLRILDPPGLRAEFRQNSIAPAYLLAGPDGYRAEKTARWLRDKVVDAALGGLNSESVWGDETTPGKIAEAASAYPMFGGRRFLWVRHAEQLLSGAALDPLLRYLENPSDSTILVFTSQKLDKRLKLTSAFAKHGHVVEFARLSGRDLLDQVTRQARAHGLELAPEAVSTLVDLTGEDLAEIDQELAKLALQPDAAGGTLGAERVRELVGRSRDVDAFELADALDPAHPLQFVNGWTERRRRGGDVVGAAAILGWRIRQLAQLRAGLDSGMDAREAASAAGLAPFQQRRAIPLARNHSPAHLEKTLEVFRQADRRAKSSSLGPDLAFDLAVLRWATGPTS